From the Spiroplasma alleghenense genome, one window contains:
- a CDS encoding ABC transporter ATP-binding protein produces the protein MLEVKNITKKYKDQTGIENVSFNFSKSDIIGLVGSNGAGKTTTIKAIFNLIKYKDGEVLLDGAKIKNEEMSKLAFFPDSNNIPLQMKVIDYAIYNGVCSGLSLKEAKEKAESIIETLDFKEISNKKFSELSAGLKKKGILVATLVNDPEYIILDEPTANLDIESREELMEVIEFLSKSNKGILITSHIIDELQKYINHLIVINSGTIVYDKNFNNKKEKILDIYNQFTHKQKKDFSKLIHNEKGVIKNEKK, from the coding sequence ATGTTAGAAGTAAAAAATATTACCAAGAAATATAAAGACCAAACCGGAATTGAAAACGTTAGCTTTAATTTTTCAAAATCAGATATTATCGGTTTAGTTGGTTCTAATGGCGCTGGTAAAACAACAACTATTAAAGCCATTTTCAACTTAATAAAATATAAAGACGGTGAAGTGCTTTTAGATGGGGCCAAAATTAAAAATGAGGAAATGTCAAAACTTGCCTTTTTCCCCGATTCAAATAACATTCCTTTACAAATGAAGGTTATCGATTATGCGATTTATAATGGGGTTTGTTCAGGATTAAGTCTAAAAGAGGCTAAAGAAAAAGCGGAAAGTATTATTGAAACTTTAGATTTCAAAGAAATTAGTAATAAAAAATTTAGCGAGCTTTCGGCAGGATTAAAGAAAAAAGGGATTTTAGTTGCAACCCTAGTAAATGATCCTGAATATATTATTTTAGATGAACCTACAGCTAATCTAGATATAGAAAGTCGCGAAGAGTTGATGGAAGTTATTGAATTTTTAAGTAAATCAAATAAAGGAATTTTAATTACTTCCCATATTATTGATGAGTTACAAAAATATATTAATCATTTGATTGTTATTAATAGTGGGACAATTGTTTATGACAAAAACTTTAATAATAAAAAGGAAAAAATCCTGGATATCTATAACCAATTCACTCATAAACAAAAGAAAGACTTTTCAAAACTAATCCACAACGAAAAAGGAGTTATCAAAAATGAGAAAAAATAA
- a CDS encoding glucose PTS transporter subunit IIA, with product MKENKIKLFAPVDGKVHSIEKLNDGVFSEKMLGDGLYIIPSGKDFYAPVETGKLEMITDSKHAFYFSTLDDVKILMHIGLDTVKLNGEPFKVEAKVNDKILLKNKIVKVDLDAIEKENISTATPIVLDTNDSPGWSFKILKEGAEAKKGDLIGEWNYTKPVNQNYEDEFDFLKEKGRYEKIAEEIYYAISGKENYTEVFSCMTRLRFEIKNTEKVDIEKIKHIPIVKGINWQGSQLQIIIGGEVYKVLDAVKVFVSNLNYDQNNQPIIIKRSFAKRLTAAVTGVIMPTIPLLLASGLLMGIKAILVMSNVIVDMGIGAGPINTNVDSFSLFFNLLAESGLKLFGIYIGYNTCKYLGGNTLLQLFIGLAIAGATLGMSTTQWDLFTIGNFHMKVGIYTSSILPHIAAAIILFHIEKWIKSWMPTAIDIIFRPLLTMTITFAAVFFVVGPILFLLESGIGFVIGKIALIPFGIGTAVFAFIWQPLILTGMHVTVVMPIAVTNAQGFHSTLLIAMNIATFAQMGATIGVCVRTKNSQLRTAGLSALPGALVGITEPVIYGVNLPKFRPFLAGVCAAGIAGLLSGLLAVEARLPGGMGVFGFTTTLGDPRLVAETIGGILVDPSSHNVFTGAANSAVLNLVLWFIVNGAGLVLGIVFTLLVYKERISENKEIIKTNNKLVKYYSKALNTNSSLAKKDLENNLNKLSSYIKAEDLLKIKNLELQLVKLSKIEGKAESLLQKQEKSKEALIKKLKVLVNKPEEKQNKTLIEKLKQNYLKIKNSDEVNKLFSEAQIIREQIEVEMSWLTNWQKDFMNLIDSTLDEVVLKTKYQDMKKISSNYFNAIHSLDINYLITEKDENNFDKKEFKKYQKNLAITN from the coding sequence ATGAAGGAAAATAAGATTAAGTTATTTGCCCCCGTTGATGGGAAAGTTCATAGTATTGAAAAATTAAATGATGGCGTCTTTAGTGAAAAAATGCTTGGCGATGGATTGTATATTATTCCAAGTGGCAAAGATTTCTATGCCCCAGTTGAAACTGGAAAATTAGAAATGATCACTGATTCCAAACATGCATTTTATTTTTCAACACTTGATGATGTAAAAATTTTAATGCACATTGGATTAGACACCGTTAAGTTAAATGGTGAACCATTTAAAGTGGAAGCAAAAGTCAATGATAAAATTTTACTTAAAAACAAAATTGTTAAAGTTGATTTGGATGCGATTGAAAAAGAAAATATTTCAACAGCAACTCCAATAGTTTTGGATACTAACGACTCACCGGGTTGAAGTTTTAAAATTTTAAAAGAAGGAGCTGAAGCTAAAAAGGGTGATTTAATTGGAGAGTGAAATTATACCAAACCTGTTAATCAAAACTATGAGGATGAATTTGATTTTCTAAAGGAAAAGGGTCGTTATGAAAAAATTGCTGAAGAAATTTATTATGCAATTTCAGGAAAAGAAAACTACACTGAAGTTTTTAGTTGTATGACTCGATTAAGATTTGAAATAAAAAATACCGAAAAAGTTGATATTGAAAAAATCAAACACATCCCAATTGTTAAAGGAATAAACTGACAAGGAAGTCAACTACAAATTATAATTGGAGGAGAAGTTTATAAGGTATTGGATGCTGTTAAAGTGTTTGTAAGCAATTTAAATTATGATCAAAACAATCAACCAATTATTATTAAAAGATCATTTGCAAAACGTTTAACTGCAGCGGTAACTGGAGTAATTATGCCAACCATTCCACTACTATTAGCTTCGGGATTGTTAATGGGAATCAAAGCCATTCTGGTAATGAGCAACGTGATTGTTGACATGGGAATTGGTGCGGGTCCAATAAATACAAATGTTGATTCATTTAGTTTATTCTTTAATCTGCTCGCAGAAAGTGGTTTGAAACTATTTGGAATCTATATTGGATATAATACTTGTAAATACTTAGGTGGTAACACCTTATTGCAGTTATTTATCGGTCTAGCAATTGCGGGAGCCACTTTGGGAATGAGTACAACCCAATGAGATTTATTTACCATAGGTAACTTCCATATGAAAGTTGGAATTTATACTTCATCAATCTTGCCTCATATTGCTGCTGCTATTATTTTATTTCACATTGAAAAATGAATTAAAAGTTGAATGCCAACAGCCATTGATATTATTTTTAGACCTTTATTAACCATGACAATAACATTTGCTGCCGTGTTCTTTGTTGTTGGACCAATTCTATTTTTACTAGAATCAGGAATTGGATTTGTAATTGGTAAGATTGCTTTAATTCCATTTGGAATCGGCACCGCTGTCTTTGCCTTTATCTGACAACCACTAATTCTAACAGGAATGCATGTCACCGTGGTAATGCCAATTGCGGTTACAAATGCGCAAGGATTCCACTCAACTTTATTAATTGCTATGAACATTGCAACCTTTGCTCAAATGGGAGCCACAATTGGGGTTTGTGTTCGAACTAAAAACAGTCAACTACGAACTGCAGGACTTTCAGCTTTACCAGGGGCTTTAGTTGGAATTACTGAACCAGTAATTTATGGAGTTAACTTACCAAAATTCCGTCCCTTCCTAGCGGGAGTTTGTGCTGCAGGAATTGCGGGATTACTTTCTGGATTACTAGCAGTTGAAGCGCGATTACCTGGAGGAATGGGGGTTTTTGGATTCACCACAACACTTGGAGATCCTAGATTGGTGGCTGAAACAATTGGGGGAATCCTTGTTGATCCTAGTTCCCACAATGTCTTCACTGGAGCCGCCAACAGTGCTGTGCTTAATTTAGTTTTATGATTTATTGTTAATGGAGCTGGATTAGTATTAGGAATTGTATTTACTCTATTGGTTTACAAAGAAAGAATTTCAGAAAATAAAGAAATTATTAAAACAAATAACAAATTAGTAAAATATTACAGCAAAGCTTTAAATACTAATTCAAGTTTGGCTAAAAAAGATTTAGAAAACAATTTGAACAAATTATCAAGTTATATTAAGGCAGAAGATTTATTAAAAATAAAAAATCTTGAACTACAACTAGTCAAACTTTCCAAAATAGAAGGTAAAGCTGAGAGTTTGCTTCAAAAACAAGAAAAAAGCAAAGAGGCTTTAATTAAGAAATTGAAAGTTCTGGTTAATAAACCTGAAGAAAAACAAAATAAAACTTTAATTGAAAAATTAAAACAAAATTATTTAAAAATTAAAAATAGTGATGAAGTTAATAAACTATTTTCAGAAGCACAAATTATAAGAGAACAAATTGAGGTTGAAATGAGTTGACTAACTAATTGACAAAAAGATTTTATGAACTTAATTGATTCAACTTTAGATGAAGTAGTTTTAAAAACTAAGTATCAAGATATGAAAAAAATAAGCAGTAACTATTTCAATGCCATTCACTCATTGGATATCAATTATTTGATTACTGAAAAAGATGAAAACAATTTTGACAAAAAAGAATTTAAAAAATATCAAAAAAACTTAGCAATTACAAATTAA
- a CDS encoding ABC transporter permease — translation MKQNTKVIFKFSFLRIIKNKFFITFSAICISLIILIPVLAISLGENIIFDVEVAMIFIIILSIFWLSFTNINNIVTIAITDEKSGIQSLENRRGAKNSAIFFSKFGPLKIITISFILLVYLIFTLVTLILPVPLGGFIIRNLAVGVFSLIAYDFLIFGVVLWLSSLTKSLKKTLPAGWILMTLFMFFSIFGPIFFAFNPNLGEQAGNVYDTSIDNKFKLQKTQTNEINFLTQLSESFFELRDSFNDNIVQELDFENRPKFFASDIISPIINYGMITFFGELIEQNSFEKSVESYFLKFNTSLEKCNITINEAELKEVLKYNLYYHFVKSLNIKAVGNKEEHFKNSFFYKSSPKNYNGPQQLKEVLDNFKSFEYKGAKISDEEIEVLKLAIIDTYKFEYTTHPYIFSQTMYIGYEKNNSGDFLENYNFWINSSLYSPGSYLFNMLNAEMMHYLNYPIKVGEEKFQWKSNATINYQINPFMWFYEMVYFSGSNNAKVDSVITENSPLPISIFTFYDLDKNEELIYSNRPFAVWANYLGFITFGTVLSALGYRLFCKTKDERKLVD, via the coding sequence ATGAAACAAAATACCAAAGTTATATTTAAATTCTCGTTTTTAAGAATCATTAAAAATAAGTTTTTTATTACTTTTTCAGCAATTTGTATATCACTAATTATCTTAATACCAGTTTTAGCTATTAGTCTGGGAGAAAACATTATTTTTGATGTTGAAGTAGCAATGATTTTTATCATTATTTTATCAATATTTTGACTTTCATTTACAAACATTAATAATATTGTGACAATAGCCATAACTGATGAAAAAAGCGGAATTCAAAGTTTGGAAAATCGCCGCGGGGCAAAAAATTCAGCAATATTTTTTTCAAAATTTGGTCCATTAAAAATTATTACAATATCATTTATTTTGCTAGTTTATTTAATATTTACCTTGGTTACCTTGATTTTGCCAGTTCCTCTTGGCGGATTTATAATCAGAAATTTAGCTGTTGGAGTTTTCAGTTTAATTGCTTATGATTTTCTGATTTTTGGAGTTGTTTTATGGTTAAGCAGCTTAACTAAGTCTTTGAAAAAAACTCTTCCAGCAGGATGAATACTAATGACATTATTTATGTTCTTTTCTATTTTTGGTCCGATATTTTTTGCCTTCAATCCCAATTTGGGAGAGCAAGCTGGTAATGTCTACGACACTAGTATTGATAATAAATTTAAGTTACAAAAAACTCAAACTAATGAAATAAATTTTTTAACTCAATTATCTGAAAGCTTTTTTGAGCTGAGAGATTCTTTTAACGATAATATCGTTCAAGAATTGGATTTTGAAAATCGTCCAAAATTCTTTGCTTCTGATATTATTAGTCCAATTATCAACTACGGAATGATTACATTTTTTGGAGAGTTAATAGAACAAAATAGTTTTGAAAAATCTGTGGAAAGTTATTTTCTAAAGTTTAATACCTCTTTGGAAAAATGCAACATAACTATCAACGAAGCTGAGTTAAAAGAAGTTCTTAAATATAATCTTTATTATCATTTTGTTAAGTCACTAAATATTAAGGCAGTCGGAAATAAAGAAGAACATTTTAAAAATTCATTCTTCTATAAAAGCAGCCCCAAAAACTATAATGGACCTCAACAGTTAAAAGAAGTCTTAGATAATTTTAAATCATTTGAATATAAGGGGGCAAAAATTTCTGATGAGGAAATTGAAGTTTTAAAATTGGCAATTATCGATACTTATAAATTTGAATATACCACTCACCCTTACATCTTTTCTCAAACTATGTATATTGGATATGAAAAAAATAATTCAGGCGACTTTTTGGAAAATTATAATTTTTGAATTAACTCAAGTCTTTATTCTCCGGGTTCGTATTTATTCAATATGCTAAATGCTGAAATGATGCATTATTTGAATTATCCAATCAAAGTTGGTGAAGAAAAATTTCAATGAAAGTCTAATGCAACTATAAATTATCAAATTAATCCATTTATGTGATTCTATGAAATGGTCTATTTTTCTGGGTCAAATAACGCTAAAGTAGATTCAGTTATAACTGAGAACTCTCCTTTACCAATATCAATATTTACCTTTTATGATTTAGATAAAAACGAAGAATTAATATACTCAAATAGACCATTTGCTGTTTGAGCCAATTACTTAGGATTTATAACTTTTGGAACCGTGTTATCGGCTCTTGGTTATCGATTATTTTGTAAAACCAAGGATGAAAGAAAGTTGGTAGATTAA
- a CDS encoding ATP-binding cassette domain-containing protein, whose translation MLKIVDVTKDFKNGKGVFDFSLELKSGQIIGLVGDNGSGKSTLLKSVFNEYKKDTGQVLLNEESIYENNNFSKICFFPDQSVYPKDISIYQFAVHDALLCGMNKKEAVARLDMLLEKFELKEYREKTFYELSAGMQKRAMLVICLVTQPEYLILDEPTANLDVGTRIEFHKILKMLSKEGVGILITSHMINELEEMIDHLVIIEKGVTKYNKAFNNKKESIETIYKKSTIQKVEKDYSEIYSKKTN comes from the coding sequence ATGTTAAAAATAGTAGATGTAACAAAAGATTTCAAAAACGGGAAGGGTGTCTTTGATTTTAGCTTGGAATTAAAATCAGGACAAATCATCGGTCTTGTTGGTGATAATGGTTCAGGAAAATCAACCTTGTTAAAAAGTGTCTTTAATGAGTATAAAAAAGATACGGGACAAGTTCTTCTAAATGAAGAATCGATTTACGAAAATAATAATTTTAGCAAAATTTGCTTTTTCCCAGACCAAAGTGTCTATCCCAAGGATATATCAATTTATCAATTTGCAGTACATGACGCTTTGTTGTGTGGCATGAATAAAAAAGAGGCTGTAGCAAGATTGGATATGCTACTTGAAAAATTTGAATTAAAAGAGTATCGTGAAAAGACTTTTTATGAGTTAAGTGCGGGTATGCAAAAACGTGCCATGCTTGTAATTTGCTTAGTAACCCAGCCAGAATACTTAATTTTGGATGAGCCAACTGCGAATTTAGACGTTGGAACTAGAATTGAATTTCACAAAATCTTAAAAATGCTTTCAAAAGAGGGTGTCGGGATTTTGATTACCAGTCATATGATTAATGAATTAGAGGAAATGATTGATCATTTAGTAATTATTGAAAAAGGGGTAACTAAATACAATAAAGCCTTTAATAATAAAAAAGAATCAATTGAAACAATTTACAAAAAATCAACTATCCAAAAAGTTGAAAAAGATTACTCAGAAATTTATAGTAAAAAAACTAATTAG
- a CDS encoding NAD(P)-dependent oxidoreductase yields MKIFVIGANGRQGKALVKEALNQNYEVIAVVRGDLHENYHGKVKVLKKDLFDLTSEDLATADVVIDAFGVFEPDKLDLHQSSLKHLANILSKTNIRLMVVGGAGSLFVDDEKTTKLLNTPEFPKDYVPLATSMSLAFDELQNTADVNWTYLSPAAIFDAQKPGTGNYEIGFDNVILNKNNQSYITYEDYAKAMIDEIKNKKFINKRFTVIGE; encoded by the coding sequence ATGAAAATATTTGTCATAGGAGCTAACGGTCGTCAAGGTAAAGCACTTGTCAAAGAAGCTTTAAATCAAAATTATGAAGTTATCGCTGTGGTAAGAGGTGACTTGCATGAAAACTATCATGGTAAAGTTAAAGTCTTAAAAAAGGATTTATTTGATTTAACCAGTGAAGATTTAGCAACAGCTGATGTAGTAATTGATGCATTTGGGGTTTTTGAACCTGATAAATTGGATTTACACCAATCAAGTCTAAAGCATTTAGCTAATATTTTATCTAAAACAAACATTAGATTGATGGTAGTTGGAGGAGCGGGTTCTCTTTTTGTGGACGATGAAAAAACTACAAAACTTTTAAACACCCCAGAATTCCCAAAAGATTATGTACCTTTGGCAACAAGTATGTCTTTGGCGTTTGACGAATTACAAAATACAGCAGATGTTAATTGAACTTATCTTAGCCCGGCAGCCATTTTTGATGCCCAAAAACCTGGAACTGGTAATTATGAAATAGGATTTGATAATGTTATTTTAAATAAAAATAATCAAAGTTACATAACTTATGAGGATTATGCCAAAGCGATGATTGATGAAATTAAAAATAAAAAATTTATTAATAAAAGATTTACAGTAATTGGTGAATAA
- a CDS encoding glycoside hydrolase family 1 protein, translating into MFKLENYPKGFLWGASTSAFQVEGASNKDGKGVSVVDLANHGKEYCDFSIASDFYHNYKEDIKLFSQLGMKSYRFSISWTRIYPQGNGEINQKGIDYYNDLINELVKYKIEPIVTIYHFDLPWALEEQGGWANRKLMLEAFTNYAKTLFENFGDRVKYWLTINEQNILTMVNMIGLFVPGVKKSPQLCYQESHVMTLAQALVIKMYHKDFKNQKGKIGPAPNIAMAYPASAKPEDVLAASNANVMRNWMYTDVCVNGKYNPIALSYFKQANIDIDFQTGDDEILENGKPDFIAFNYYSTFTVKAAEPNFEYQKNNGLDQQTGFDVPGMFVSVKNENLKANEYGWEIDPIGFRTTLRELYSRYLLPVMITENGIGVREELNQNNTVEDDYRIDYYKNHLLEMRKAITDGVEIISYNPWTAIDLVSSHQGFQKRYGFIYVNRDEHDLKDMKRYCKKSFYWYQDVIKNNGNSIK; encoded by the coding sequence ATGTTTAAATTAGAGAATTATCCTAAAGGTTTCCTTTGGGGAGCCTCCACCTCAGCTTTTCAAGTTGAAGGAGCTAGTAATAAAGATGGTAAAGGGGTCAGTGTTGTTGATTTAGCTAATCACGGCAAAGAGTATTGTGATTTTTCAATAGCATCAGACTTTTACCACAACTACAAAGAAGATATTAAATTATTTTCTCAATTAGGAATGAAATCATATCGCTTTTCAATTTCTTGAACGCGAATTTATCCTCAAGGTAATGGAGAGATTAACCAAAAAGGAATTGATTATTATAATGATTTAATTAATGAGTTAGTTAAATATAAAATTGAACCAATTGTTACAATTTATCATTTCGACCTGCCCTGAGCTTTAGAAGAGCAAGGGGGTTGAGCTAATCGTAAGTTGATGCTAGAAGCATTTACAAACTATGCTAAAACTTTATTTGAAAACTTTGGTGATCGAGTTAAGTATTGATTAACAATTAATGAACAAAATATTTTAACTATGGTAAATATGATTGGGCTGTTTGTTCCTGGAGTAAAAAAAAGCCCTCAGCTTTGCTATCAAGAAAGCCATGTGATGACTTTAGCCCAAGCTTTGGTTATCAAAATGTATCACAAAGACTTTAAAAATCAAAAAGGTAAAATTGGTCCTGCCCCAAACATTGCGATGGCTTATCCTGCCAGTGCAAAACCCGAAGATGTCTTAGCCGCTTCAAATGCCAATGTAATGAGAAATTGAATGTATACCGATGTTTGTGTTAATGGAAAATATAATCCTATTGCTTTGTCTTATTTCAAACAAGCAAACATTGATATTGATTTTCAAACTGGTGATGATGAAATTTTAGAAAATGGTAAACCAGATTTTATCGCCTTTAATTATTATTCAACTTTCACTGTGAAAGCGGCTGAACCAAATTTTGAGTACCAAAAAAATAATGGATTAGATCAACAAACTGGTTTTGATGTTCCGGGAATGTTTGTTAGTGTTAAAAATGAAAACTTAAAAGCTAATGAATATGGTTGAGAAATAGATCCAATTGGATTTAGAACAACTTTAAGAGAACTATATTCACGATACTTGCTACCAGTAATGATTACAGAAAACGGGATTGGGGTTCGTGAGGAATTGAATCAAAACAATACTGTTGAAGATGATTATCGTATTGATTATTATAAAAATCATTTATTAGAAATGCGTAAAGCAATTACAGATGGAGTTGAAATAATTTCTTATAATCCTTGAACTGCAATTGACCTAGTTTCATCTCATCAAGGATTTCAAAAACGTTACGGATTTATCTATGTAAATCGTGACGAACATGATTTAAAAGATATGAAAAGATACTGTAAAAAATCATTTTATTGATATCAAGATGTCATTAAAAATAATGGTAACAGCATTAAATAA
- a CDS encoding IS3 family transposase codes for MFKENKEQFGYRQLTKFTNEYYESIGLPRINHKKVLRIMKEQGIISKYVRKYIYKRRKAKVNKIWDFPDLVKRKYNIQKELTVLYTDVTYLVLNGKRMYQSTIIDACTKQIIDFQISKFNDLKLVLDNFNAAVIRIKKINSSTNGIIIHSDHGSQYISNAYKNRCHAEGIKISMGRVGQCSDNVVIESFHALLKKGTIHNNEYTDINAYVTDVIDWNNWYIFKKNKKLIEIFQ; via the coding sequence ATTTTTAAAGAAAACAAGGAACAGTTTGGTTACAGACAATTAACCAAATTTACTAACGAATACTACGAATCAATTGGTTTACCAAGAATTAATCATAAAAAAGTACTTAGAATTATGAAAGAACAAGGAATTATTTCAAAATATGTCAGGAAATATATTTACAAAAGACGAAAAGCTAAAGTAAATAAAATTTGAGATTTTCCAGACTTGGTTAAAAGAAAATATAATATTCAAAAGGAACTTACAGTTTTATATACAGATGTAACATACTTAGTTTTAAATGGAAAAAGAATGTATCAATCAACAATTATTGATGCTTGTACAAAACAAATAATAGATTTTCAAATTTCTAAATTTAACGATTTAAAATTGGTTTTAGATAATTTTAATGCTGCAGTGATTAGAATAAAAAAAATTAATTCTAGCACAAACGGAATTATAATTCATTCTGACCACGGATCACAATATATCTCAAATGCTTACAAAAATAGATGTCATGCAGAAGGGATCAAAATTTCTATGGGAAGAGTCGGTCAATGTAGTGATAACGTTGTAATTGAAAGCTTTCACGCTCTTTTAAAGAAAGGAACAATTCATAATAATGAATATACAGATATTAATGCCTACGTTACTGATGTCATTGATTGAAATAACTGATATATATTTAAAAAAAATAAAAAGCTTATTGAAATTTTTCAATAA